One segment of Leptodactylus fuscus isolate aLepFus1 chromosome 7, aLepFus1.hap2, whole genome shotgun sequence DNA contains the following:
- the SIVA1 gene encoding apoptosis regulatory protein Siva isoform X2, with the protein MPKRSYPFDSLAPPQIKTHVGQKELCQGVCGDSFKREIFERTKKLLFSGAKSIMGNQGNQIKNSNTEVETPVHELLTGQTTIGQDGKLHRSSRTLQPVEGPRACYSCVRSVGETEACRLCERHICRDCSQSCTCCSAITCSNCTVLIDGDLGEQAFCTTCSEYEQ; encoded by the exons ATGCCTAAACGCTCCTACCCCTTTGATAGCCTGGCTCCGCCGCAGATCAAGACTCATGTGGGGCAGAAGGAGCTATGTCAGGGCGTGTGTGGAGACAGCTTTAAGCGGGAGATCTTTG AGAGGACCAAAAAACTTCTGTTCAGTGGAGCGAAGTCCATTATGGGAAATCAAGGAAACCAGAttaagaatagtaatacagaagtGGAGACCCCTGTGCACGAGCTACTGACTGGGCAGACGACTATTGGCCAAGATGGAAAGCTACACAGATCCTCCCGGACAT TGCAACCAGTGGAGGGACCCAGAGCGTGCTACTCCTGTGTACGATCAGTTGGTGAGACAGAAGCATGTAGACTGTGTGAGCGCCACATCTGTAGAGACTGCAGCCAGTCGTGCACATGCTGCTCTGCCATCACATGCTCCAATTGTACAGTTCTTAT TGACGGTGATCTTGGGGAGCAAGCGTTCTGCACGACTTGTTCTGAATATGAACAATAA
- the SIVA1 gene encoding apoptosis regulatory protein Siva isoform X1 — MPKRSYPFDSLAPPQIKTHVGQKELCQGVCGDSFKREIFERTKKLLFSGAKSIMGNQGNQIKNSNTEVETPVHELLTGQTTIGQDGKLHRSSRTSVQPVEGPRACYSCVRSVGETEACRLCERHICRDCSQSCTCCSAITCSNCTVLIDGDLGEQAFCTTCSEYEQ; from the exons ATGCCTAAACGCTCCTACCCCTTTGATAGCCTGGCTCCGCCGCAGATCAAGACTCATGTGGGGCAGAAGGAGCTATGTCAGGGCGTGTGTGGAGACAGCTTTAAGCGGGAGATCTTTG AGAGGACCAAAAAACTTCTGTTCAGTGGAGCGAAGTCCATTATGGGAAATCAAGGAAACCAGAttaagaatagtaatacagaagtGGAGACCCCTGTGCACGAGCTACTGACTGGGCAGACGACTATTGGCCAAGATGGAAAGCTACACAGATCCTCCCGGACAT CAGTGCAACCAGTGGAGGGACCCAGAGCGTGCTACTCCTGTGTACGATCAGTTGGTGAGACAGAAGCATGTAGACTGTGTGAGCGCCACATCTGTAGAGACTGCAGCCAGTCGTGCACATGCTGCTCTGCCATCACATGCTCCAATTGTACAGTTCTTAT TGACGGTGATCTTGGGGAGCAAGCGTTCTGCACGACTTGTTCTGAATATGAACAATAA